The nucleotide sequence TTATAGATTTTGGTATGGAAAGGAGACAACTTTTTGCATCTTATGATGACTCCACTCGAGAGCTCATCTTGCAAGATCCTTCCTCTTTTACTGTCTCTCAACGGTTTGCATTGTCAAGTCCTCATCTGCTTCAAGACGTGAAATACGCTCACCTCAATGGTTCGGGTCTGCTCGGTCTCTTAACTGATGATAGGTTCCAACTTCTTAGGAATTAATCATTCTTGTAAGGATACAAAGTGTCAAAATCGTTTATTGTAAAAAAAGCAGAACAAAATAAGGAAGTTACCATTTTCTTGTAATGCTAATTTCTTTGATCAGTTGAGTTCTTTTATTAGTCTTGCGATAAAGTCAATAATCTAAATGCCCTTTGAGGAATCTGAAAAATCCCATCAAAgtatatttcttctttatactataagtatccatatctttcaacaCTACACACACCATCTTCTGTAACAAATGGTAtcatcaaatctctctctctctattcacaCCAACAAGAATTTTAAATAacgaagccaaaaaaaaaaagaaaaagaaaatcatctTTTTATTCTCAAGCATCCCGCGTCGCTCGAAAACTCCTTTTCCCCCTTCAATGGTTAGGCACAATCGTCCCAATTTGTCCAAATCCCGCAATGAAGAACGCGATTGCTTGCGCGAAAAGGTACAGATAATAATGATTCTTCCCAAAAAACACGTCATAACATCCCACAAATAACAGATACATTCCTACACCGAGTTCCAACACATGAatcctgccaaaaaaaagacaCACTATTAGAACTGGTTTGATACGGTTTAGCActaaccaaaatcaaatcaaaagaacCGGTTTAGAATGTTTTACCTATCTCCGAATCTAAAACGAAGAAGCTTCTTTGGAGTCTTGCCGGAAGATTTAGCCTTAAGATCTCCGAGTTTCTCAGTAACAATCCACTCGTTAACTCTTCCTCCTTCGAGTAAACCAATGAAGGTAGCTTTAGTTCTGTGAAGAGACATCACATTCTCGAACAGAATCCAAAACACCATAAGATGCAGCGACCTATATAAAACACATGTAAACCAACAACAATAAGAGcctaaacaaacacaaaccGCAAGAAACTTCTCGGAACTGTCTTTTACCTCGGTGTCCCAACTGCGTTGAGCAGAGTAATCACTGAAGGAATGTAAACCGCTCCCCACTTGGGTACAGAAACTTCCGGTACAAGAACCGTAGCTGGTAAGATCACACAGTAGAAGATGAAAGTAACAATGTGTGCTACTAGCTTCCTAACCACGAAGAAGCTATATATCACATGAACTTTCTTCCATAGAGTCACGTTCTgccaaacaaaaacagagagaaaaagaaaaatcccgGTTTAATCTTAACcgattttaatttggttatgtCATATCTAGAGATCAGTTTAGAAGGAAACCTTATTGGTCATGATTTCAAATGCCATTTTCCTGAAAAGATTAGCTGGACCACATGACCATCTGTGCTGTTGATACCTATATGCCTTGAATGTACTTGGTAACTCGTTTTTTACCTATAGTAGTTAAAAACCcatattaataacattatatACAAATCAACCAGTCTCTATAAACAAtagtactattatatatataccttcaaAGAACCGAGGTACAAGAACTTCCAACCCTTGAGACTAGCTCGCACGGCCAAATCCATATCTTCCACGGTCGTTCTATCTTTCCAACCACCAGCTTCGTTCAATGCTGATATTCTCCATATTCCCGCAGTCCCTATAAAGTTATcgaaaaaccaaacacattcacGACTAAGGAAACTCAAAATGTTAAtaacgaaaatatattttttttttgttaaaaggctttcaatataacgaaaatatatttaaaattctaaaaatagtaGTAGTACCGTTGAATCCGAAGAAAGCGTAAGTAGAAGAACCAACTTCTTGTTCGACGGTAAAATGATAGTCCAAAGACATTTCTTGCATCCTTGTCATCAAACATTCATCCGAATTTACtggaaaacattaaaaaagttgagtaaatttattttgtatagcAAAACAATAAATGTGGATACTCCCATTAATGAAAGACATTAATAAACAAGTTGGTGAAATTGGAAATCAATGTTCTCAATTATGAAAACTTTAATAAGACAGCTAGCTAGCTCTCATCAACATGCCCAATTAGACCACAACAGCTCTTTTAGATTTTGTCACATGACTTTGGTAGTTTCTCTCTTCTAATAGcatgattaaacaaattaaagtatCAATTATTGGTCGTATACTCGTATCAGGAtctgaattttaaaataaaaaaacaaacaaaaaatatttacataaaaaaagtGAGTGgtgtgagagtgagagtgaCAGAGACAagttagagagaagagagagcagCTAATGGTCTCTAGGTGACCCCTCGTTGTTGCACATGGACGAGGGAGATGGAAGGTGTCTAGCTACTCAACGTGGCGGATCTAGTAAAAATTGACTAATCTACCCATACTAATTTTTACTAAATGACAAGAACATTACCCCTATGACCCTACACTTCCCAATATGTTCTCTGCACTCAATTATGGGACACGACGACGATGCCTGCCAGTGATGCAATTCCACTACTAAACTCTCTCTAATCTAGTTTTGATCAGAAACTATTTCTAAAcatttcttgtttgttttttttgtatttccagtgaatttttgggttaaaaaacaaataagagtGACAGCTTTTAAGAGTGCCAGAAGTTATCAGTCTATAGGTGGAACAATTTATTGACAGATAGTTTTATTGACTTATAAAAGTATTTGGAGAAACATTACTACTACTGTATGTTGAAATGAGTGGGAAAGAAACATATTGCTTCGACAAAAATCAATTTCTTGGAAGAAAAAGCCAAAACACTAATACCAAATATTCACCAACTCTTGCAGACATACCAATTATAAATGACCAAAAAGACATTATAGTATggacttatttatatatttgttgatGTTTACTTAGATTTTTTCCAAATGTTTTGTTCctattaaataagtatatgaTTAGTTTAGAAGGGATATTACATGACTCCAAGGATCcttaaaaattaaattgcatactaataaattaatttaaggGTTTTATAGTTGAAGAAAAAGTAGTTCCATATTTTAAAGGTAGANAAATTAAAGTATCAATTATTGGTCGTATACTCGTATCAGGAtctgaattttaaaataaaaaaacaaacaaaaaatatttacataaaaaaagtGAGTGgtgtgagagtgagagtgaCAGAGACAagttagagagaagagagagcagCTAATGGTCTCTAGGTGACCCCTCGTTGTTGCACATGGACGAGGGAGATGGAAGGTGTCTAGCTACTCAACGTGGCGGATCTAGTAAAAATTGACTAATCTACCCATACTAATTTTTACTAAATGACAAGAACATTACCCCTATGACCCTACACTTCCCAATATGTTCTCTGCACTCAATTATGGGACACGACGACGATGCCTGCCAGTGATGCAATTCCACTACTAAACTCTCTCTAATCTAGTTTTGATCAGAAACTATTTCTAAAcatttcttgtttgttttttttgtatttccagtgaatttttgggttaaaaaacaaataagagtGACAGCTTTTAAGAGTGCCAGAAGTTATCAGTCTATAGGTGGAACAATTTATTGACAGATAGTTTTATTGACTTATAAAAGTATTTGGAGAAACATTACTACTACTGTATGTTGAAATGAGTGGGAAAGAAACATATTGCTTCGACAAAAATCAATTTCTTGGAAGAAAAAGCCAAAACACTAATACCAAATATTCACCAACTCTTGCAGACATACCAATTATAAATGACCAAAAAGACATTATAGTATggacttatttatatatttgttgatGTTTACTTAGATTTTTTCCAAATGTTTTGTTCctattaaataagtatatgaTTAGTTTAGAAGGGATATTACATGACTCCAAGGATCcttaaaaattaaattgcatactaataaattaatttaaggGTTTTATAGTTGAAGAAAAAGTAGTTCCATATTTTAAAGGTAGTAGAAGAAGCACAAAAAGTATTCACGAACAAAATCGATACGTCACATCAAGATTCGTTAGGTAGGTTACATTGGGACCTCACAATAAAACACCCACCGACACTTCTAATTAATGTAactaaatctttctttttctaaatatatcattttaaattaaaattattaacaacTCATAATTTTAAAGTTACTGATATACTTATATTAGTATGAAGGAGCTCTTAATATAAGGATCATATAATATTGTGTTAATATATTATCGTGTTTTATGTAATACACATTCCTATTAATTTGACTCATCTTTACCCTCTCTTTTTTAGCCGTCCATTAAAAAAAGGAGTCGCAATTTCACAAgaaacagaaaaggaaaaacattaTAGCATTGATCAGatgattttcataattattataactaataaattGTGTATAATTGCACTAATttgtacatttttaaaaaagtactTAGCCTGAAAAGGGAGTAGtaattgagagaaagaaaaaaaaaaacgaatctcAAACTCGTGTCGAACTTTCTAAATAAGTACTGATTACTGATTAGCACTACTTATCAATCATGACACcacactaacaaaaaaaaaaggaccaaAACGATCAAATCAAAAACTATGTAACTCAGAAAAAGAAGAACCGTTAAAATAACGAggttaaaaaagtaaaaaaaaaaaagaagagttacCAAATTTCCAGCGAGCTTGAACAAGAGCAAGCTTTGGGTTATGGAGGAGAAACGGAACGGTTCTCCAGAGAAAATCCGATTCAGGTTGGAAATCAGCGTCGAAGATTGCAACGTAATCACAGCTTTTGACATAACTCTTCTTCATACCTTCTTTCAAAGCTCCAGCTTTGTATCCGTTTCTGTTGTCTCTGATCTCATACTTTATGTTTACTCCTTTACTCGCCCATCTGCTACACTCCATCTCCACTAGATCCTGTCAAAGTCACCACAACAAGAAAGCTATGAGTACATCTGCAAAGGTTTTCGAAAGATCTGATCTTTGTTGAAATCAAAGAAGCTTTACTTTGATGGTTGGATCAGTGGAATCATCAAGAACTTGAATGACGATTCGATCAGAAGGCCATGAGAGTCCACAAGCAGCTCCGATAGATAGTTGATAAACCTACATTAATTTAAACAACAACGTTTAAGAACAATCcaaggaagaaagaaaagttaaagAGAGGAGAGGATCTTGAATAAAGTCAGGAGACCTCTCGTTCGTTGTACATTGGGATTTGAACAAGGACCATAGGATAAACAGAGTTTCCAAGCTCCATGTCGTCTTTGATCGCTTCATATTTGAAACGTTTGTCTGGCTTTCGACCAAACAGCTTCACAAGAGAGATGACAATTCCCATGTAAACCCTTTCGACGAAGAGCATCACCGACATTGTTAAACAGATGTAAACAGCGAGCCTAAGGACTGGGACAATCAACGGAGCTCGTATCTGATTCAAAACCATTGACATTTGCGTTGTTAGGTCGTCTCTGTATCCCATGAACGAGTCAGGAATCACAGACGTCGTCGAATCTCCAAGCTCCATCTCTTCTTACTCTGGCGatataagagaaaaacagaggaaaaaagcAAAGAACCCTAGAGATCCGTATGAGGGGTTTTTCTTGTGAGACACGCAATTGGGAACAATGTGAAGATTATGCTAGAAATCAAAGCCAAAGGACGAAACAGAGTACAGAAACAGAGAGACAGAGTTTTTTGCTCCTTACGGTGAAAATCTCTGTCTTCTCTGCCTGAATAACTCAGATTGTCGGGAAAAAGGagaatttaatttctttttcttttttttctttcggtgttttggttttgtttttcttgtatttaaAGTGGTTTagtaagagagaagaaagataatgaaaggtggagaaggagaaggaagaagagaggagagagatctaaaaacagaaacagaagcAGAGAGccagagagagatagagaagacACACAGTGTGTGTTATGTTGTGTGTGTGAAATAAAAGAGGGATCAATGTCTTTATAtaaagccttcttcttctgcttgtaTTGTTTTAGACTCtaaattttcctcttttttaatatatttttttctagaaCGTATTAGTATACTATTATACTGTTACATGTTATAGAgaaattaaatgaattttttttgctcATCAACCATAAATTTGCTCTTTCTATATAACTACCAAAACATTATTGAACGACACAAACATTAATGACGTCCAGTCGGAATCTTTAActaattattgttatttttctgatttttttttttaaatagtactagtattttctgaattttgttcattattatataatgttttcatttttctcgAGGTGACAAAGATGTATTATTTCAGTCTTTCAGATGTGTAATTGTCTAGttataatactatataacaacTATGAATCATGTAAAAAAGGTTAAACTAAACAGTTTAGCCGTCTAGGCGTCCTTAAACTACATGACCGTCTCAGTCAAAACAGATTGCTAGTCAACgttgataattattattttacaatagCCGTATGTTTTgagtatttattaattataaaattcaatttctaattaaagtttttgttaacaatttttaaaaatatgtcaaaaaaataaaatgaaatcaaGTTACGACTGACATCTAGCGATAATATTAAGTGCTGTATATACTGTATGTCATAAGGCTTGGGCCATTTTGTATATGTCTCATCTCGTAATTGTTAAATAGAACTAACTATTAAAGGCTACATAACATTTCTTAATTGTAATactattcaaaacaaaatgaagaacTTATGCAGTATGGGTGTACTGTGTATATCAAAAATTTTACAAACCATATGACTTGTGAAACCGGAAAATTCCAACAGTAGAGTGATTCCATTGGTTCATTTATCGAGGAAAAAAATGGATATGTCTTATATTGTTGTCCTCGTCTGTTGACAAGATAGCGAACAACATCTCCAATAAGGATAATAGAATGATCGAATCCTTAGTACACGAAATGGAAATCATGCAGTGGTCCATTTATAGATAGGGTAACACATTACACATAGAGTCACAATTTTGTGAAATCCAAATTAATGTGATCTATGTTTTCAGCTTTGAGTTTATACGCCACTATATGTattcaaaagtttaaacaaatatgGTCGCCCTCTAACCTTTGTGGAAATATGATTATGTTATATATACTTCGACCAATCAAAGTTGAACAGAAGCTCTAAAGGANNNNNNNNNNNNNNNNNNNNNNNNNNNNNNNNNNNNNNNNNNNNNNNNNNNNNNNNNNNNNNNNNNNNNNNNNNNNNNNNaaaaaaaaaaaaaaaaaaaactaggcaCATTTGTTTGATGCTAATTTGCCATGATGCTTTACATCCCACCGACGGTCcaatttgttattttctaattaagtatcataaataaatataaagttttCCGTTTGTTTTAAagtcaattttttaattaaagtatACTAAAAGTCAATTCTTTCATAAACTTCGAAGCACGACGTTTCGACTTCGATCATCAATCATTTTTACTCTTCGTAAAATTCTAATTTAAGATAATGCGAAAacaagaaattttaaattaaagtgattaaaaaataaatggatTTCGATCATTTCTAAAAACAGTGATAAGATGAAACACATAGCTGTAATGGAAGATAAAGACCGACCGTCCAACAGCTTAAGTTGACTGTTAGAACTTAGACTGTCATTACTTTTAGTAATCCTCTTACATTTGCATACCATTCGTTgtagttattaaaaaaactctctttgttttattgaagttttatttataaattgcagttttatttataaattaatttataatcattttttggtaaaaagagaaaataaaaaccttaGATTAGATAATTTAACatgttgcaaaaaaataaaaataaaaaataaaaaaaataatttaaaatttctaaatgtacaatatcaatgttttagaagcaaaaaaaaatcctaaaacatcaatctattaggAACATAAAGAGTATTtgttatccaattttttttggttaacaaaGATCTGTATAATTTAGACATATCTTTGATTCGATTGGTTTGATTAGTTGTTTCTTACATATAGATCTGAATCttgatatgcattttttttagaatttacaNtttttttttttttttttttttttttttttttttttttttttttttttttttttttttttttttttttttttttagcaaactATTTGTTCATGAGTAAATTGCTGGTTTTAGTTAGTTTTTCGTAAAACTAGTAACTCATAAAGgcttaattaaaatctaattttttgtttgtgataatttttttttcaaatgtggtgttttgaaaatatctctTCGATTAACTGAATTAAATCCATCTCTTCGATTGGTTTGATTAGCTGTTTCTTACATATGGATCTGAATCCTGATAtccattttttttagaatttacaactTTTGTTCATGTGTAAATTGTTGAACATGGATACATAttactttttgaaaatttttctactattttattttccaaaaaaataacatcAGTTTTAGTCTGTTCTTCGTAAAAATAGTAATTCATAAAggtttaattaaaatctaaacttttttgtttgtgataattttctttttaaatgtggtgttttgaaaatatctttTCGGTTACTCTGAGTTAAATCCATGTCTTCGATTGATTTGATTAGTTGTTTCTTATATATGGATATGAATTCTGATAtccattttttttagaatttacaacttttattcATGAGTAAATTGCTgaacatgaatatatattaatttttgaaaatttttccactattttattttccaaaaaaaataacatcagTTTTAGTCAGTTATTCGTAAAACTAGTAATTCATAAAGGCTTagttaaaatctaaattttgtttttgtttgtgataattttccttttaaatgtggtgttttgaaaatatctctTTGATTACACTGAATTAAATCCATCCTTTGAAAGTTggttaaactaattaattattatttcgGACAGTGTCGTCCATCACTGACATTACAACACCCTAACAAACATTTCAGTTTATGAAGATACTTCATACGGAATGATTCATTTTCTGTCGGTACAGtaccaaaatatcaaattgaaattttaaatagtttggAATCttgtaattttgatatttttgtgtgACTACTTGTTATTGGCAATTTCCTGTTATAATcagtaattaaattaataaattgacaAATTAAAGTCTGTATTTAGTTGGCATGTCATGTGAGAACACATTCCAAGACAATTATCCAACAtaacatataatatttgttgATCTCTAAACAAAACGTGAGTTAACCATTACTACATACTAGTGATAACTAAactcatagtagtagtataatttAAACATCACATACTAAATTACCAATATTTTCTCTTACCGCATCTTTGTTAGTTTCGATTTGCTACTGCCATTCTCTAactacataaaaataaatttatctttgcCATATTGGCTTTGATTTCTTTGACTGTGAAACAAGTATGTATGATGACACACATGAGTTTGTTATACCTATATATTATCATGGTAACTTAAACAGTAATAAAAATTGTGTGCAGAGGTAcaatataataatgaaaaatacgaatcaattaattgaaaaaatagataattggagaaaataaaatagcaCTACATATGTTGCATGCAGCCAGCAAAGTAACATGCAGTGCCATGCAAGTTAACATAATGTATAAGGACCAAATACCACATGGGTTCTTACAGTTGGACTTTGCTTATTTCACTCACATTTGTCACTattcttttcttgtttcatcattttcaatAATTCTGAATCTGAACATtattttcctttcatttttatatcaaaaattttacATGTCGATTtagcaaaattatatatatatacagaaaactAACCACATATATCAGTAGCAATAGCATTATTATATGAGTGTGATCTAAGAGCAAATGTTTCCACTAGGCATGCATAgatcaacaaaaaagaaaaaagatattatgtaaaatttatcatataatCAAATTGATCATTAGATCAAATGGAGCACCaaagcaaaaatgaaaaataaataaagacagGAGTACCCACGGACAAAGCAACATATGGACTTTTAACTCTTTATATACACTGCTTGGCTGTGGGATTACTGACAATTATACCTTATAGCTTCgtccaaaaagaagaagaaatatatcatataaaaacTTATCccaccaaaattaaaattaatttaaagaacaAACTATGATCCACTAGTTCACTAATCTGGAAAGCTACACTGATCATATGAAGTTTGTCGAGAAAAGTTTAGAGATGTATTTCCCAATGAACGTACCCAACTCATAAGGAACAAAGTTGTGTTTACAAATAGaatattcatttttcaaaagaaaaagtctACAAATATTAGTctttcagttaaaaaaaaaaatcaaaatatatgggTATCTTTGTTACTTTagatataataaaaaagaaaaatatattcaaagaaTCAATCAAGTTTTGTAGAAAACATAATTCAGGAACTAACTGGTGGGATCCAATGTCcataacatatatatcatatataatttgatatccTATCTACTTTGGCACTGATACTCTCCTCTCTGTCTCTATTTATTTTAGAGTGTTCTTTCAACCTTTATTTGTCggcatatatatacacacatgcACATTTTTATGCGTATTTACATTAAATTACGTATCAGTCGAATttcatagttaaaaaaaaaagtattttcttcCCCTTTTAAAAGATGAGAAGGGGTTGTTGAAACctcttaattatatgtttaaaaattctttgaaatgtttttaaatgAATGGttatttgaaatcaaaattctGTGATTAACCTATATATTcttttagataaataaataaatatatgattgattCTTAAAGCGGCAAAGAACCACACCAAACAAactttctttttccatttctaatttttgtttgttgcttttttGTGCTATCGATTTTTTGTCAAAACGGTCTAGACATTTAAACTGACATTTATTCACGGTATAGCCaaaacacacccaaaaaaaatactcaacTTTGGACACAAGTAACTAGTAGTACGCTGAAGTAGTCAGTCACTAGCGGTTGTGATGTTACTCAGATttggtaaaattaatatatttgatgaGCTGATTAGTGTGCAATTGTGCAAAGATACCTGCCGTCCATACTGCAATCATTGGGGAAAAAGAACTCTCTATCTAATCTACATAGATCATATTAGCATCAAAAGCTCTAGATTAccatgaataaaaacataaaaagaagtTCAATTATATCCTATCTCAATATGTGTGCGTGCACTACACTATATATGGAAAATTTCGAGAAGCCATCATTGGAGTATGGTTAAGTTCAATGCGAACCACCAAGTTGATGTGTACAATTTGGCTCCAGTGGCGAAGGAGACACCACACCTTAGTCTTCAAGACCAAGTCTTCATCACTCTATTTCTCACCTACTTCCATTTCCTTGTTTCATTTACtaattttgcttttatatttatatttgtgtaaCGGGAAATTTCCTAGGTCtcgagtttttatttttcttaaaaataaatatgtactAACTTTTAGTTAGTTGGaatatcataattcataaattaatttcttttaccGCTTTTGACAAAACTATAGCCATCTTTGACattatactataaattatttGTTCTTACGTCAATTAATCAAATAATCTTTCCAAAATATTGGTCTTCATTATACTTAAAAaaggagtatatatatacagtatacatTAGCTGACCAGAACTGCGTTTACTGCAACCAAATTGCGTTTTTATAACGGATTTTTTTTATGGCTCCACGATAAATAACAACCAAATGTTTAACAACGTTTTTTAATGGctcttaagattttttttttttaaaaaatcgcTGCTTGCATGTCTACATTCGTTATTATTTCGTATTTCTTGGTATGTCTAGCTACGTGAGGGAATAAGAACTGTAAGTCTACAAATATAAATGTAGCTAGACTATAATTTCGAACGGATACTAGTTTATCGACGAGATTAATCAATCGGACAGATAATGAAATAAAGCTCACTGGCAAGCAACATGGCACGTGGGAAGAAGCTTAAACTTGTTATCAAAGTTATTCCTTCTTAACACATTTTGCACTGAACAATTTATGTTTGTCAAATTTAAAGTATCCTCCTtaacaagtgaaaaaaaaaggcTGCATGGTATATTCTTCGTATCTAACGATTCCACagttaaacttttaaattattactGTCAGTGCTGTCTCTTTTtcttaaagtaaaaaattaatctGTTCATAATCTAACATGTTTTAAGAATCTTAACATCAGTCCAACAAGTAATGTATCAGAACGTTCTTTTTACCCTCGTATTATTAATCTGCGTTCAAAGTGGTTTTATACTAGTTGGGCCATAGCTTGGTTATATTGGGCTTAATAATAATGGGCTTAAGGCCTCATTAGAAAACGGCGACGCCACTCACTGCCTACGGTGAAGAGAAGGGAGCTTTCGTCGGTCGGTGCCGGAGACGCGATGGAGCTCGGAGTGTTAGTGTACAGATTATACAGAGCGTTAACCTACGGTGTCTCGCCTTTAGTTCACCTCCATATACGGTGGCG is from Camelina sativa cultivar DH55 chromosome 20, Cs, whole genome shotgun sequence and encodes:
- the LOC104768559 gene encoding glucomannan 4-beta-mannosyltransferase 9-like, whose translation is MELGDSTTSVIPDSFMGYRDDLTTQMSMVLNQIRAPLIVPVLRLAVYICLTMSVMLFVERVYMGIVISLVKLFGRKPDKRFKYEAIKDDMELGNSVYPMVLVQIPMYNEREVYQLSIGAACGLSWPSDRIVIQVLDDSTDPTIKDLVEMECSRWASKGVNIKYEIRDNRNGYKAGALKEGMKKSYVKSCDYVAIFDADFQPESDFLWRTVPFLLHNPKLALVQARWKFVNSDECLMTRMQEMSLDYHFTVEQEVGSSTYAFFGFNGTAGIWRISALNEAGGWKDRTTVEDMDLAVRASLKGWKFLYLGSLKVKNELPSTFKAYRYQQHRWSCGPANLFRKMAFEIMTNKNVTLWKKVHVIYSFFVVRKLVAHIVTFIFYCVILPATVLVPEVSVPKWGAVYIPSVITLLNAVGTPRSLHLMVFWILFENVMSLHRTKATFIGLLEGGRVNEWIVTEKLGDLKAKSSGKTPKKLLRFRFGDRIHVLELGVGMYLLFVGCYDVFFGKNHYYLYLFAQAIAFFIAGFGQIGTIVPNH